In one Corallococcus sp. EGB genomic region, the following are encoded:
- a CDS encoding DNA-directed RNA polymerase subunit alpha: MADTFVAKNWRDLIKPRRMEVDQDSLSPTYGKFVAEPLERGFGTTLGNSLRRVLLSSLQGAAITSVKIEGVDHEFTTIPEVAEDVTDVVLNLKEVLLRMHTNETKTLRIEVEGPKEVKAGDLIADQDVEILNPGHHICTVSEGGKVRMELTCRRGRGYVPASTNKVAGAPIGTIPIDSLFSPIRKVNYQVTNARVGQVTDYDKLSLEVWTDGSVVPQDAVAYAAKIIKEQLTVFVNFDETEEPVVAEAPKEEAKLNENLFRSVDELELSVRSANCLQQANIKTIGDLVQRTEAEMLKTKNFGRKSLKEIKEILAEMGLSLGMKLENWPPKNAPAPAAPKA; encoded by the coding sequence ATGGCCGACACGTTTGTTGCGAAGAACTGGCGCGACCTCATCAAGCCGCGCCGCATGGAAGTGGACCAGGACTCGCTGAGCCCCACGTACGGCAAGTTCGTGGCGGAGCCGCTGGAGCGCGGCTTCGGGACGACGCTGGGCAACTCGCTGCGGCGGGTGCTGCTGTCGTCGCTGCAGGGCGCGGCCATCACCTCCGTGAAGATTGAGGGCGTGGACCACGAGTTCACGACCATCCCCGAGGTGGCCGAGGACGTCACGGACGTCGTGTTGAACCTGAAGGAGGTCCTCCTCCGGATGCACACGAACGAGACGAAGACGCTTCGCATCGAGGTGGAGGGCCCCAAGGAAGTGAAGGCGGGCGACCTCATCGCGGACCAGGATGTCGAAATCCTGAACCCGGGTCACCACATCTGCACCGTGTCCGAGGGTGGCAAGGTGCGCATGGAGCTGACGTGCCGCCGCGGCCGGGGCTACGTGCCGGCGTCCACCAACAAGGTGGCGGGCGCGCCCATCGGGACCATCCCCATCGACTCGCTCTTCTCGCCCATCCGCAAGGTGAACTACCAGGTCACCAACGCGCGCGTCGGTCAGGTCACGGACTACGACAAGCTGTCGCTCGAGGTCTGGACGGACGGCTCCGTGGTGCCGCAGGACGCGGTGGCGTACGCGGCGAAGATCATCAAGGAGCAGCTCACGGTGTTCGTGAACTTCGACGAGACCGAGGAGCCGGTCGTCGCCGAGGCGCCGAAGGAAGAGGCCAAGCTCAACGAGAACCTGTTCCGCTCGGTGGACGAGCTGGAGCTGTCGGTGCGCTCGGCCAACTGCCTGCAGCAGGCGAACATCAAGACCATCGGTGACCTGGTTCAGCGCACCGAGGCGGAGATGCTCAAGACGAAGAACTTCGGCCGCAAGTCCCTGAAGGAGATCAAGGAGATCCTCGCGGAGATGGGCTTGTCGCTGGGCATGAAGCTGGAGAACTGGCCGCCGAAGAACGCGCCGGCTCCCGCGGCCCCCAAGGCCTGA
- the rplQ gene encoding 50S ribosomal protein L17 — translation MRHKVGQRKLHRTTSHRLAMLNNMVTSLLEHGAIRTTVPKAKEVRPLAERIITLAKRGGLSNVRLAARTVKDRAVLQKVFSEYKERYASRPGGYTRIVRLGFRRGDAAEMALIELVDRPAKAPAAAETTEAPAEAKSEG, via the coding sequence ATGCGTCATAAGGTCGGACAGAGGAAGCTGCACCGCACCACGAGCCACCGTCTCGCGATGCTGAACAACATGGTCACGTCGCTGCTGGAGCACGGGGCCATCCGCACCACCGTTCCCAAGGCGAAGGAAGTCCGGCCGCTGGCGGAGCGCATCATCACGCTCGCCAAGCGCGGTGGGCTCTCCAACGTGCGCCTTGCCGCCCGCACCGTGAAGGACCGCGCGGTCCTCCAGAAGGTGTTCAGCGAGTACAAGGAGCGTTACGCCTCCCGTCCGGGTGGCTACACCCGCATCGTGCGCCTGGGCTTCCGCCGGGGCGACGCCGCGGAGATGGCCCTCATCGAGCTGGTGGACCGTCCCGCGAAGGCTCCGGCCGCCGCCGAGACGACCGAGGCTCCCGCCGAGGCGAAGTCCGAGGGTTGA
- a CDS encoding DUF2314 domain-containing protein, whose product MKEVYVLATEHPAPPALDALRAAFATDEVEFVPHEGDWGFTVRADGSEVKVVLKPLSDGRPRVTQELFSGSPDAFARVERSQACYAFLLEPGGPQPTLPVFEALWTVRTLMEQVQGVLVDLTAFKLHEPEDVVEITELDFDIRDHVHLHALELAEGDTPLWVHSHGMEKFGARDVEIFHLGENDLLAAESFLHELCTDLAFAQGPALRSEVATSEGQSFTLVPSEEARANLLGVPLDAFEGHEGLFLTVVSPLGRHNTAELLATYRERFAKEPAEQTQAMHEEAQALLPAFLARFQRKGLMEPLTFLVRAPFETHPEGEVVVENLWLEAVTRDEGSVVGRLVDGAVHTTEWRKGAHVEVEEKQINALAIAREGRALNESELRALLNAERPM is encoded by the coding sequence GTGAAGGAGGTCTACGTCCTGGCCACCGAGCACCCCGCGCCGCCGGCCCTGGACGCGCTGCGCGCGGCGTTCGCGACGGACGAGGTGGAGTTCGTCCCGCACGAGGGCGACTGGGGCTTCACCGTGCGGGCGGACGGTTCGGAGGTGAAGGTGGTGCTCAAGCCCCTGAGCGACGGCCGTCCGCGCGTCACCCAGGAGCTGTTCAGCGGCAGCCCGGATGCCTTCGCGCGCGTGGAGCGTTCCCAGGCCTGCTACGCGTTCCTCCTGGAGCCGGGCGGTCCGCAGCCCACGCTGCCCGTCTTCGAGGCGCTGTGGACCGTGCGCACGCTCATGGAGCAGGTGCAGGGCGTGCTCGTGGACCTGACGGCGTTCAAGCTGCACGAGCCCGAGGACGTGGTCGAGATCACGGAGCTGGACTTCGACATCCGCGACCACGTGCACCTGCACGCCTTGGAGCTGGCGGAGGGGGACACGCCGCTGTGGGTGCACTCGCACGGGATGGAGAAGTTCGGCGCGCGGGACGTGGAGATCTTCCACCTGGGGGAGAACGACCTGCTGGCCGCGGAGAGCTTCCTCCACGAGCTGTGCACGGACCTGGCGTTCGCGCAGGGGCCGGCGCTGCGCTCGGAGGTGGCCACCAGCGAGGGCCAGAGCTTCACCCTGGTGCCGTCGGAGGAGGCCCGCGCGAACCTGCTGGGCGTGCCGCTGGACGCCTTCGAGGGCCACGAGGGGCTGTTCCTCACGGTGGTGTCGCCGCTGGGCCGGCACAACACGGCGGAGCTCCTGGCGACGTACCGGGAGCGCTTCGCCAAGGAGCCGGCCGAGCAGACCCAGGCCATGCATGAAGAGGCGCAGGCGCTGTTGCCCGCGTTCTTGGCGCGCTTCCAGCGCAAGGGGTTGATGGAGCCCCTCACGTTCCTGGTGCGGGCTCCCTTCGAGACGCACCCGGAGGGTGAGGTGGTGGTGGAGAACCTCTGGCTGGAGGCGGTGACCCGGGACGAGGGCTCCGTCGTGGGCCGGCTGGTGGATGGCGCGGTGCACACCACGGAGTGGCGCAAGGGGGCCCACGTGGAGGTGGAGGAGAAGCAGATCAACGCCCTGGCCATCGCCCGGGAGGGCCGCGCGCTCAACGAGTCCGAGCTGAGGGCTCTTTTGAACGCCGAACGCCCGATGTAG
- a CDS encoding lysophospholipid acyltransferase family protein produces MLRKLWCILVVTVWSIVCFPLACLTMLVTLNPSRSVWFVRKFWSPVLLWAGGAKLEVIGQENVDPKRPTIYVGNHLSTLDIPAHFVSVPVDFRFVAKSQLRFVPLIGWYLWLAGHIFIDRGDRSSAIASLEKAARKIRAGTSIFLYPEGTRSQDGRVLPFKKGPFALALKARVPICPVTIEGTDNIMPKNSWDIRPGVVRVKIGRPIDTTGFADNDREGLARAVRAQIITDSLSLGGKGGDPDTAVAPPNREGVAQLASTSQAS; encoded by the coding sequence ATGCTGCGCAAGCTGTGGTGCATCCTCGTGGTCACGGTGTGGTCCATCGTCTGCTTCCCGCTGGCCTGCCTCACGATGCTGGTGACGCTCAACCCGTCGCGCTCGGTGTGGTTCGTCCGGAAGTTCTGGTCGCCCGTGCTGCTCTGGGCTGGCGGCGCGAAGCTGGAGGTCATCGGCCAGGAGAACGTGGACCCGAAGCGGCCCACCATCTACGTGGGCAACCACCTGTCCACGCTCGACATCCCGGCGCACTTCGTGTCCGTGCCGGTGGACTTCCGCTTCGTCGCCAAGTCGCAGCTGCGCTTCGTGCCCCTCATCGGCTGGTACCTGTGGCTGGCGGGGCACATCTTCATCGACCGGGGGGACCGCTCGTCCGCCATCGCGTCCCTGGAGAAGGCCGCCCGGAAGATCCGCGCCGGCACCAGCATCTTCCTGTACCCAGAGGGCACCCGCTCCCAGGATGGCCGCGTGCTGCCGTTCAAGAAGGGCCCCTTCGCGCTCGCGCTCAAGGCCCGCGTGCCCATCTGCCCCGTCACCATCGAGGGCACCGACAACATCATGCCCAAGAACTCGTGGGACATCCGGCCGGGCGTGGTGCGCGTGAAGATTGGCCGCCCCATCGACACCACCGGCTTCGCGGACAACGACCGCGAGGGCCTGGCCCGCGCCGTGCGCGCGCAGATCATCACCGACAGCCTGTCGCTGGGCGGCAAGGGCGGTGACCCCGACACGGCCGTCGCCCCGCCGAACCGCGAGGGCGTCGCGCAGCTTGCCTCCACTTCCCAGGCCTCCTGA
- the map gene encoding type I methionyl aminopeptidase encodes MNPVEIKSPDEIALMREAGRIVCEILDELEKAVAPGVSTWELDALAEQLIAKKGARPAFKGYHGFPGVLCASVNQEVVHGIPSKKRRLVAGDLMKLDFGVVYRGFFGDSARTVPVGKVTPETQALVDATRQSLERAIQVMRPGNRLGDIGHAVQSHVEARGFSVVRDFTGHGIGRKLHEPPQVPNYGQAGAGMKLRPGMVLAVEPMVNQGTPDVEVLEDEWTAVTVDGKLSAHFEHTILISERGPEVLTRR; translated from the coding sequence ATGAACCCGGTGGAGATCAAGAGCCCGGATGAGATCGCCCTGATGCGGGAAGCCGGGCGGATCGTCTGTGAAATCTTGGATGAGCTGGAGAAGGCAGTGGCTCCCGGAGTTTCTACGTGGGAGCTGGACGCCCTGGCGGAGCAGCTCATCGCCAAGAAGGGCGCCAGGCCGGCGTTCAAGGGCTACCACGGCTTTCCGGGTGTGCTCTGCGCCTCCGTGAATCAGGAGGTCGTCCATGGCATCCCCAGCAAGAAGCGGCGGCTCGTGGCCGGCGACCTGATGAAGCTGGACTTCGGGGTGGTCTACCGGGGCTTCTTCGGGGACTCGGCGCGGACGGTGCCGGTGGGGAAGGTGACGCCTGAGACCCAGGCCCTGGTGGACGCCACCCGGCAGTCCCTGGAGCGGGCCATCCAGGTGATGCGGCCGGGCAACCGGCTCGGGGACATTGGCCACGCGGTGCAGAGCCACGTGGAGGCGCGGGGGTTCTCCGTGGTCCGGGACTTCACCGGGCATGGGATCGGCCGGAAGCTGCACGAGCCGCCCCAGGTGCCCAACTACGGACAGGCAGGGGCGGGGATGAAGCTGCGGCCAGGCATGGTCCTCGCGGTGGAACCGATGGTGAACCAGGGAACGCCCGACGTGGAGGTCCTGGAAGACGAGTGGACGGCCGTCACCGTGGACGGCAAGTTGTCCGCCCACTTCGAGCACACCATCCTGATCTCGGAGCGGGGGCCGGAGGTCCTCACCCGGCGCTGA
- a CDS encoding tetratricopeptide repeat protein has product MHSTSHRSRTLRWPAALLGLGLFTTACGHGQAQGPAPSPQAQARAYLDGNKPEEAVKLLRELHARTPDDVDVARALTEAQVKAGHADAWAEELRQAIAKNERAVDQYMLGLTLFSRARDAGAPTVAAFERAIALSPPTAEFHYRLGVARLESEQYAAALGPLRKAVELAPERAGWKLPLAKALARTGDTAGAVEALGTVVRGTPTPAEVATARALMNQLADPFQNFPKAAEGKLEEGMRYLHELDAPQHALIAFEEILHDYPDLAVVHALLGLAYQRLDDAGRAVDEFKQAIEHAPQDGKNQLYLGELYLSRQRTDAARTAFEKAVALNPLLDLAWFRLGDLRLEARDLATAKEAFQVAVTLTPDSVPARGKLSLVYQLEGDYTAAQRELKVVADKDPENTEFALRLGLLYTDEAQKARRPEDRQKAASEAERWLGKVLETQPDNAVASKALQVLKGQ; this is encoded by the coding sequence GTGCACTCGACCTCCCACCGCTCCCGCACGCTCCGCTGGCCCGCCGCCCTCCTGGGGCTGGGGCTGTTCACCACCGCCTGTGGCCACGGCCAGGCCCAGGGCCCCGCGCCCTCCCCCCAGGCCCAGGCGCGGGCCTACCTGGACGGCAACAAGCCTGAAGAGGCGGTGAAGCTGCTGCGCGAGCTGCACGCGCGCACGCCCGACGACGTGGACGTGGCGCGCGCCCTCACCGAGGCCCAGGTGAAGGCGGGCCACGCGGACGCCTGGGCGGAGGAGCTGCGCCAGGCCATCGCGAAGAACGAGCGCGCGGTGGACCAGTACATGCTGGGCCTGACCCTCTTCTCGCGCGCCCGGGACGCGGGCGCCCCCACCGTGGCCGCCTTCGAGCGCGCCATCGCGCTGTCCCCCCCCACCGCGGAGTTCCACTACCGCCTGGGCGTCGCGCGCCTGGAGTCGGAGCAGTACGCCGCCGCGCTGGGACCGCTGCGCAAGGCCGTGGAGCTGGCTCCGGAGCGCGCGGGCTGGAAGCTGCCCCTGGCCAAGGCCCTGGCCCGCACGGGGGACACCGCGGGCGCGGTGGAGGCCCTGGGCACCGTCGTGCGAGGCACCCCCACCCCCGCGGAGGTCGCCACCGCGCGGGCGCTGATGAACCAGCTGGCGGATCCGTTCCAGAACTTCCCCAAGGCGGCGGAGGGGAAGCTCGAGGAGGGCATGCGCTACCTGCACGAGCTGGACGCGCCCCAGCACGCCCTCATCGCCTTCGAGGAGATCCTCCACGACTACCCGGACCTGGCCGTGGTGCACGCGCTCCTGGGGCTGGCCTATCAGCGCCTGGATGACGCCGGCCGCGCCGTGGATGAATTCAAGCAGGCCATCGAGCACGCCCCCCAGGACGGCAAGAACCAGCTCTACCTGGGAGAGCTGTACCTGTCGCGCCAGCGCACGGACGCGGCCCGCACCGCCTTCGAGAAGGCCGTGGCGCTCAACCCGCTGCTCGACCTGGCCTGGTTCCGCCTGGGCGACCTGCGCCTGGAGGCGCGCGACCTGGCCACCGCGAAGGAGGCCTTCCAGGTGGCGGTGACGCTGACCCCGGACTCAGTGCCCGCCCGCGGCAAGCTGTCGCTCGTGTACCAGTTGGAGGGTGACTACACGGCCGCGCAGCGGGAGCTGAAGGTCGTGGCGGACAAGGACCCGGAGAACACCGAGTTCGCCCTGCGCCTGGGCCTGCTCTACACGGACGAGGCCCAGAAGGCCCGCCGCCCCGAGGACCGCCAGAAGGCCGCGAGCGAGGCAGAGCGCTGGCTGGGGAAGGTGCTGGAGACCCAGCCCGACAACGCGGTGGCCAGCAAGGCCCTGCAGGTGCTCAAGGGCCAGTAG
- a CDS encoding adenylate kinase produces the protein MNLILLGPPNAGKGTQAKKLFADFQIPQISTGDILRKAVKDGTALGKVAGPLMAAGQYVPDDVVIGIVEERLKESDVAKGFVLDGFPRTPGQADALDRMLERLGKQLNAVVSLEVPHSTLVERGSGRRVCPNDGSVYHVTQSPPKRAGLCDKCGAELVQRPDDTPEVIEKRLQKYDAETSPLKDFYAKKGLLKSVDGVGSPEGIYEEIKKAAGRPA, from the coding sequence ATGAACCTCATCCTTTTGGGGCCGCCGAACGCTGGGAAGGGTACCCAGGCGAAGAAGCTGTTCGCGGACTTCCAGATCCCGCAGATCTCCACCGGGGACATCCTGCGCAAGGCCGTGAAGGATGGCACGGCGCTGGGCAAGGTGGCCGGGCCGTTGATGGCCGCGGGGCAGTACGTCCCGGACGATGTCGTCATCGGCATCGTGGAGGAGCGCCTGAAGGAGTCGGACGTGGCCAAGGGCTTCGTGCTCGACGGCTTCCCGCGCACCCCGGGGCAGGCGGACGCGCTGGACCGGATGCTGGAGCGTCTGGGCAAGCAGCTGAACGCCGTGGTGTCGCTCGAGGTCCCGCACTCGACGCTGGTCGAGCGCGGCTCCGGCCGGCGCGTATGCCCCAACGACGGGTCCGTCTACCACGTCACGCAGAGCCCCCCGAAGCGCGCGGGCCTGTGTGACAAGTGCGGCGCGGAGCTCGTGCAGCGGCCGGATGACACGCCGGAGGTCATCGAGAAGCGGCTGCAGAAGTACGACGCGGAGACGTCCCCGCTGAAGGACTTCTACGCGAAGAAGGGGCTGCTCAAGAGCGTGGACGGCGTCGGATCTCCGGAGGGCATCTACGAGGAGATCAAGAAGGCCGCCGGGCGCCCTGCCTGA
- the rpsK gene encoding 30S ribosomal protein S11, translating into MADEINTAAAPAGAEGGETPAAKKSKRKGKKNILNGVVHIQSTFNNTIITITDVSGNVISWSSAGARGFKGSRKSTPFAAQVAAGDAAAKAMEHGLKSVTVFVKGPGAGRESALRALAAAGLKISLIRDVTPIPHNGCRQPKRRRV; encoded by the coding sequence ATGGCTGACGAGATCAATACCGCCGCCGCGCCGGCCGGTGCCGAGGGTGGCGAGACCCCTGCGGCGAAGAAGAGCAAGCGCAAGGGCAAGAAGAACATCCTCAACGGCGTGGTCCACATCCAGTCCACGTTCAACAACACCATCATCACGATCACGGACGTGTCCGGGAACGTGATCTCCTGGTCGTCGGCCGGGGCGCGCGGCTTCAAGGGCAGCCGCAAGTCCACGCCGTTCGCGGCGCAGGTGGCCGCTGGCGACGCCGCGGCGAAGGCGATGGAGCACGGCCTGAAGAGCGTGACGGTGTTCGTGAAGGGCCCGGGCGCGGGCCGTGAGTCGGCGCTGCGCGCGCTGGCCGCCGCCGGCCTGAAGATCAGCCTCATCCGCGACGTGACGCCCATCCCGCACAACGGCTGCCGTCAGCCCAAGCGCCGCCGCGTCTAA
- the rpsD gene encoding 30S ribosomal protein S4 has protein sequence MARYTASACRICRRENLKMYLKGDRCYTDKCAIERRPYPPGQHGQGRVKFSGYGVQLREKQKVKRMYGLLENQFRGYYHRASAAKGKTGENLLQQLELRLDNVVFRMGFADTRNEARQLVRHGHFQVNGRRVNIPSFAVKPGSAVEVAEKSRKVLRISEALETVDRRGVPQWIDLDKKAFKGTVKTVPNREDLTMPIQEQLIVELYSK, from the coding sequence GTGGCTCGTTATACCGCGAGCGCCTGCCGTATCTGCCGGCGCGAGAACCTGAAGATGTACCTCAAGGGCGACCGTTGCTATACGGACAAGTGCGCCATCGAGCGCCGCCCCTATCCCCCCGGTCAGCACGGCCAGGGCCGCGTGAAGTTCTCCGGCTACGGCGTGCAGCTGCGCGAGAAGCAGAAGGTCAAGCGCATGTACGGCCTGCTCGAGAACCAGTTCCGCGGGTACTACCACCGCGCGTCCGCGGCCAAGGGCAAGACGGGTGAGAACCTGCTGCAGCAGCTGGAGCTCCGCCTGGACAACGTGGTGTTCCGCATGGGCTTCGCGGACACGCGCAACGAGGCGCGCCAGCTGGTCCGCCACGGTCACTTCCAGGTGAACGGCCGCCGGGTGAACATCCCGTCGTTCGCCGTGAAGCCGGGCAGCGCCGTGGAAGTCGCCGAGAAGAGCCGCAAGGTGCTCCGCATCTCCGAGGCGCTGGAGACGGTGGACCGCCGTGGCGTGCCGCAGTGGATCGACCTGGACAAGAAGGCGTTCAAGGGCACGGTCAAGACGGTCCCGAACCGTGAGGACCTGACGATGCCCATCCAGGAGCAGCTCATCGTCGAACTGTACTCGAAGTAA
- the infA gene encoding translation initiation factor IF-1: MPKDDSIEVEGTVMEPLPNAMFRVVLDNGHKVLAHISGKMRMHFIRILPGDKVKVELSPYDLTRGRITYRAK, translated from the coding sequence TTGCCGAAGGATGATTCCATCGAAGTCGAGGGGACCGTAATGGAGCCCCTACCGAACGCGATGTTCCGCGTGGTGCTGGACAACGGCCACAAAGTCCTCGCGCACATCTCGGGCAAGATGCGGATGCACTTCATCCGTATCCTCCCGGGCGACAAGGTGAAGGTCGAGTTGTCGCCGTATGACCTGACCCGCGGACGGATCACGTACCGGGCCAAGTAA
- the rpsM gene encoding 30S ribosomal protein S13: MARIAGIDLPPNKRAVISLQYIYGIGNKTAHDIITEAGIDLTTRTKDLTEDQARKIREIIEAKYKVEGDLRREVTMNIKRLMDLGCYRGLRHRKGLPVRGQRTHTNARTRKGPKRGIVRAKPAAPAR; the protein is encoded by the coding sequence ATGGCTCGTATCGCCGGCATCGATCTGCCGCCCAACAAGCGCGCGGTGATCTCGCTTCAGTATATCTACGGGATCGGTAACAAGACCGCGCACGACATCATCACCGAGGCGGGCATCGATCTCACCACCCGGACCAAGGACCTCACCGAGGACCAGGCTCGAAAGATCCGCGAGATCATCGAGGCCAAGTACAAGGTCGAGGGTGACCTCCGGCGTGAAGTGACCATGAACATCAAGCGGCTGATGGACCTGGGGTGCTACCGGGGTCTGCGTCACCGCAAGGGTCTTCCGGTCCGCGGCCAGCGCACCCACACCAACGCGCGTACCCGCAAGGGCCCCAAGCGCGGCATCGTTCGCGCGAAGCCGGCCGCTCCGGCCCGCTAA
- a CDS encoding deoxynucleoside kinase — MARKKFIAIAGNIGAGKTELTSFLCRKYGLTPSFEPNDQNPYLADFYKDMKTWAFRSQLFFLTHKFRLHRELERTPGTVLQDRTLYEDAEIFAKNLHRQRLIDKRDWGTYWELYQTISQALRPPDLMIYLRCPVATLKERIRLRGRAMEKDIPTPYLKRLNALYEEWFEGYSLSPVLVLGTDKLDYLTNLVDRVDLFRQIEKHL; from the coding sequence GTGGCCAGGAAAAAGTTCATCGCCATCGCGGGCAACATCGGGGCCGGAAAGACGGAGCTCACGTCCTTCCTGTGCCGGAAGTACGGCCTCACGCCGTCCTTCGAGCCCAATGACCAGAACCCCTACCTCGCGGACTTCTACAAGGACATGAAGACGTGGGCGTTCCGCTCGCAGCTCTTCTTCCTGACGCACAAGTTCCGCCTGCACCGGGAGCTGGAGCGTACGCCCGGCACCGTGCTCCAGGACCGGACGCTCTACGAGGACGCGGAAATCTTCGCCAAGAACCTCCACCGGCAGCGGCTCATCGACAAGCGCGACTGGGGAACGTACTGGGAGCTGTACCAGACCATCTCCCAGGCGCTCCGGCCGCCGGACCTGATGATCTACCTGCGCTGCCCGGTGGCCACGCTGAAGGAGCGCATCCGGCTGCGCGGGCGGGCCATGGAGAAGGACATCCCGACCCCCTACCTGAAGCGCCTCAACGCCCTCTACGAGGAATGGTTCGAGGGCTACTCGCTGTCGCCGGTGCTGGTGCTGGGGACGGACAAGCTGGACTACCTCACCAACCTGGTGGACCGCGTGGACCTCTTCCGACAGATCGAGAAGCACCTGTGA
- the rpmJ gene encoding 50S ribosomal protein L36: MKVRASVKKICDKCKVVRRKGIVRIICASNPRHKQRQG; encoded by the coding sequence ATGAAGGTTCGGGCGTCCGTCAAGAAGATCTGCGACAAGTGCAAGGTTGTTCGCCGCAAGGGCATCGTGCGCATCATCTGCGCCTCCAACCCCCGGCACAAGCAGCGCCAGGGCTAA